One region of Catenulispora sp. EB89 genomic DNA includes:
- a CDS encoding carboxyl transferase domain-containing protein, which translates to MFKRVAIVNRGEPAMRLIRAVRGLAAQTGERIETVALYTDVDRAATFVREADIAHDLGPAAARPYLNLEILERALVASGADAAWVGWGFVAEDPAFAELCDRIGVTFIGPSADAMRQLGDKIGAKLLAEEVGVPVAPWSRGAVETLPAAIEAAARIGYPLMLKATAGGGGRGIRVITDESELVDAYERTSAEAARAFGSGVVFLEQLVTGARHVEVQVIADGQGTAWALGVRDCSVQRRNQKIIEESASPVLAPEQAADLKASAERLALAVGYRGAATVEFLYHPGSRSFAFLEVNTRLQVEHPITECTTGFDLVWAQLHVASGGTLDGLAPAERGHAIEARLNAEDPDRDFAPAPGRIVRLDLPAGPGIRVDTGVGVGDVIPADFDSMIAKIIAYGRDREQALGRLRQAMAETTVVIEGGATNKSFVLELLDRPEVVDGSADTGWIDRVRAAGGLVRHRHSGVALAAAAIEAYGEAEALERRRLLDTAAGGRPQVRHDSGRPLDLKLRGAGHRVRVARIDAHRFRVLIESGSEADAVQTADVEIERFDEHLGRITVNGRRHRLLTATHGPVHLVEVDGVGHRVSRDEGGVVRSPAPALVVASPAGVGELVEAGAPVLVLESMKMETVLRAPFRARLVELAAAVGSQVQAGEALLRLEPAPDEDSDSAAVDASVVASDGAGSAALAALDLPAEPDAVPTARRLVRGQEDLRGLLLGYDVDPHDERRVLDDYLAAREAAVEAGDRPLAAEVALIEVFADLAELSRNRPAGEEFGGHNQGHVHSAREYFHTYLQSLDVERAGLPAAFQAKLSKALAHYGVPDLEPGPDLQAAVFRIFLAQQRAASDAAAVAALLRTWLREAPPPEALRRRVGLALEHLVAATQVRFPVVSDLARGVVFAWLGQPFLRRRRALVYDRVRRHLRYLDQNPHAADRADRIAEMVSSTEPLVRLLGQRLVRAGLDNTVMLEVLTRRYYGNTGLTGIRTTDAVGCRFVVADRVDARMVSVAVRFEDLGRALEGLAQVAGDQEPPVDADVYLSWEKQPADDDTMAAALYDAVTELPLPPGIRRLTTTVAGHRGSVTHHHVTFRPSAEGLREDRLIRGLHPYIAQRMQIERLSKFDLTRLPSSDEDVQLFQCVARENAADDRLIAFTQIRDLTGLRDDDGRLVALPTAENAVAACVDSIRNARARRSSKHRANTNRIVVYVWPPIVFSRSELEAIATRVLPTTDGAGLEEILFIGRTGDPLTGALTKVAMRVSFDPAGGRELTVEAPSSELIEPIDGYRQKVLRAAARNTVYPYELTTLLGDFSEYDLDDEHALVPVSRPKGGNRAAIVAGVVNTPTERYPEGVTRVLLLGDPTKSLGALSEPECRRVIAALDLAERMAVPLEWYALSAGARISMESGTENMDWVAAALKRIVEFTQAGGEINIVSAGVNVGAQPYWNAEATMLMHTRGVLVMTPDSAMVLTGKQALDFSGGVSAEDNFGIGGYDRVMGPNGQAQYWAPDLAAARDLLMAHYDHTYIAPGETTPRRATTDDPHDRDVSGFPHTIEGSDFKTVGDIFSAAANPERKKAFDIRTVMRALSDQDHPVLERWAGMADAETAVVQDARLGGRPVCLLGIESKPVPRRGFPPADGPDSYTAGTLFPRSSKKAARAINAASGNRPLVVLANLSGFDGSPESLRKLQLEYGAEIGRAIVNFQGPIVFCVISRYHGGAFVVFSKALNPNMTVLALEGSYASVLGGAPAAAVVFSADVDARTAADPRIRGLETRTAAAAGTDRAAMTAELDELRTQIRAEKLSEVAAEFDRVHDIRRAVEVGSVDAVIKAAELRPSIIDAVEAIAARLAGAESRV; encoded by the coding sequence ATCGAGACCGTCGCCCTGTACACCGACGTCGACCGGGCCGCCACGTTCGTGCGCGAAGCCGACATCGCCCACGACCTCGGTCCGGCCGCCGCCCGGCCGTATCTGAACCTGGAGATCCTGGAGCGCGCGCTGGTGGCCTCCGGCGCGGACGCGGCCTGGGTGGGCTGGGGCTTCGTCGCCGAGGACCCGGCGTTCGCAGAGCTCTGCGACCGGATCGGCGTCACCTTCATCGGGCCGTCCGCGGACGCGATGCGCCAGCTCGGCGACAAGATCGGCGCGAAGCTGCTGGCCGAGGAGGTCGGCGTCCCGGTGGCGCCGTGGAGCCGCGGCGCGGTGGAGACGCTGCCGGCCGCGATCGAGGCGGCGGCCCGCATCGGCTACCCGCTGATGCTGAAGGCCACCGCCGGCGGCGGCGGACGCGGCATCCGGGTGATCACCGACGAGTCAGAACTCGTCGATGCTTATGAGCGCACCAGCGCTGAGGCGGCGCGCGCCTTCGGCTCCGGCGTGGTGTTCCTGGAGCAGCTGGTGACCGGGGCCCGGCACGTCGAGGTGCAGGTGATCGCCGACGGCCAGGGCACGGCCTGGGCGCTGGGCGTCCGCGACTGCTCGGTGCAGCGCCGCAACCAGAAGATCATCGAGGAGTCCGCCTCGCCGGTCCTGGCACCGGAGCAGGCCGCCGACCTGAAGGCCTCGGCCGAGCGGCTGGCGCTGGCGGTCGGCTACCGGGGCGCGGCGACCGTCGAGTTCCTGTACCACCCCGGGAGCCGGTCGTTCGCGTTCCTGGAGGTGAACACCCGGCTCCAGGTCGAGCACCCGATCACCGAGTGCACCACCGGGTTCGACCTGGTCTGGGCCCAGCTGCACGTGGCTTCCGGGGGCACTCTGGACGGCTTGGCGCCGGCCGAGCGCGGGCACGCCATCGAGGCCCGGCTCAACGCCGAGGACCCGGACCGCGACTTCGCCCCCGCGCCGGGCCGGATCGTCCGGCTGGACCTGCCGGCCGGACCGGGCATCCGGGTCGACACCGGGGTCGGCGTCGGCGACGTCATCCCCGCCGACTTCGACTCGATGATCGCGAAGATCATCGCCTACGGCCGGGACCGCGAGCAGGCCCTGGGCCGGCTGCGTCAGGCGATGGCTGAGACCACGGTCGTGATCGAGGGCGGCGCCACCAACAAGAGCTTCGTACTGGAGCTGCTGGACCGGCCCGAGGTGGTCGACGGCAGCGCCGACACCGGCTGGATCGACCGGGTCCGCGCGGCCGGCGGCCTGGTCCGGCACCGGCACAGCGGCGTCGCGCTCGCGGCCGCCGCCATCGAGGCGTACGGCGAGGCCGAGGCCCTTGAGCGGCGCCGGCTGCTGGACACCGCCGCCGGCGGCCGTCCGCAGGTGCGCCATGACAGCGGCCGTCCGCTGGATCTGAAGCTGCGCGGCGCGGGCCACCGGGTGCGCGTCGCGCGGATCGACGCGCACCGGTTCCGCGTGCTGATCGAATCAGGGTCCGAAGCCGACGCGGTCCAGACCGCCGACGTCGAGATCGAGCGCTTCGACGAGCACCTGGGCCGGATCACGGTCAACGGCCGGCGGCACCGCCTGCTCACCGCCACGCACGGCCCGGTCCACCTGGTCGAGGTGGACGGCGTCGGGCACCGGGTGAGCCGGGACGAGGGCGGCGTCGTCCGGTCCCCGGCTCCGGCGCTGGTGGTGGCTTCGCCGGCCGGGGTCGGGGAACTGGTCGAGGCCGGGGCGCCGGTGCTCGTGCTGGAGAGCATGAAGATGGAGACGGTGCTGCGCGCGCCGTTCCGGGCGCGGTTGGTGGAGCTCGCGGCGGCCGTGGGGAGTCAGGTGCAGGCCGGGGAGGCTCTGCTGCGCTTGGAGCCCGCGCCTGATGAGGACTCTGATTCTGCTGCTGTCGACGCCTCCGTTGTCGCCTCTGATGGTGCCGGATCCGCCGCGCTGGCCGCTTTGGACCTGCCCGCCGAACCCGACGCCGTCCCCACCGCCCGGCGCCTGGTCCGCGGCCAGGAGGACCTGCGCGGCCTGCTGCTCGGCTACGACGTCGACCCGCACGACGAGCGCCGCGTCCTGGACGACTACCTCGCCGCGCGGGAAGCGGCCGTCGAAGCCGGCGACCGTCCGCTGGCCGCCGAGGTCGCGCTCATCGAGGTCTTCGCCGACCTGGCCGAGCTCAGCCGCAACCGCCCGGCGGGGGAGGAGTTCGGCGGCCACAACCAGGGCCATGTCCACAGCGCCCGCGAGTACTTCCACACATATCTGCAGAGCCTTGATGTCGAGCGCGCCGGGCTCCCGGCGGCGTTCCAGGCCAAGCTCTCCAAGGCGCTGGCGCACTACGGCGTGCCGGATCTGGAGCCGGGCCCGGACCTGCAGGCCGCGGTGTTCCGCATCTTCCTGGCCCAGCAGCGTGCCGCCTCCGACGCCGCCGCCGTCGCGGCCCTGCTGCGCACGTGGCTGCGGGAGGCGCCGCCGCCGGAGGCGCTGCGCCGGCGGGTCGGGCTCGCGCTGGAGCACCTGGTGGCCGCCACGCAGGTTCGCTTCCCGGTGGTCAGCGACTTGGCGCGCGGCGTGGTGTTCGCCTGGCTCGGGCAGCCGTTCCTGCGCCGGCGCCGGGCGCTCGTCTACGACCGGGTTCGCAGGCATCTGCGATACCTGGACCAGAACCCGCACGCTGCTGATCGCGCCGACCGGATCGCGGAGATGGTGAGCAGCACCGAGCCGCTGGTCCGCCTGCTCGGCCAGCGCCTGGTCCGCGCCGGTCTGGACAACACGGTGATGCTGGAGGTCCTGACCCGGCGGTACTACGGGAACACCGGTCTGACCGGCATCCGCACCACTGATGCTGTCGGCTGCCGGTTCGTGGTCGCCGACCGTGTCGATGCCCGGATGGTGTCGGTCGCGGTCCGCTTCGAAGACCTCGGGCGCGCGCTGGAGGGCTTGGCGCAGGTGGCCGGCGACCAGGAACCGCCGGTGGACGCCGACGTGTATCTGTCCTGGGAGAAGCAGCCTGCTGATGACGACACGATGGCCGCCGCTCTCTACGACGCCGTCACCGAGCTCCCGCTGCCGCCCGGAATCCGTCGCCTCACCACGACCGTCGCCGGCCATCGCGGCTCGGTGACGCACCACCACGTCACCTTCCGTCCGTCGGCTGAGGGGCTCCGCGAGGACCGCTTGATTCGCGGCCTGCACCCCTATATCGCGCAGCGCATGCAGATCGAGCGGCTGAGCAAGTTCGACCTGACCCGGCTGCCGTCCTCCGACGAGGATGTCCAGCTGTTCCAGTGCGTGGCCCGTGAGAACGCCGCCGACGACCGGCTCATCGCCTTCACCCAGATCCGCGATCTGACCGGGCTGCGGGACGACGACGGCCGCCTGGTCGCGCTCCCGACCGCGGAGAACGCCGTCGCTGCGTGCGTGGACTCGATTCGGAATGCTCGGGCGCGGCGGTCGTCGAAGCACCGCGCGAATACGAACCGGATCGTGGTGTACGTCTGGCCGCCGATTGTCTTCTCCCGCTCGGAGTTGGAGGCCATCGCCACGCGTGTTCTTCCGACGACCGACGGGGCCGGGCTGGAGGAGATCCTGTTCATCGGCCGCACTGGGGATCCGCTCACGGGTGCGTTGACGAAGGTGGCGATGCGCGTCTCCTTTGACCCGGCCGGTGGTCGGGAGCTGACTGTCGAGGCTCCTTCCAGCGAGCTCATCGAACCCATTGACGGCTACCGCCAGAAGGTCCTTCGCGCTGCCGCCCGCAACACGGTCTACCCCTACGAGCTGACTACTCTGCTGGGCGACTTCAGTGAGTACGATCTCGACGACGAGCACGCGCTGGTGCCGGTGTCGCGTCCGAAGGGCGGTAACCGGGCGGCGATCGTTGCCGGTGTTGTCAACACTCCGACCGAGCGCTATCCCGAGGGCGTCACCCGGGTCCTTCTGCTCGGCGACCCCACCAAATCCCTCGGTGCGCTCTCCGAACCGGAGTGCCGCCGGGTGATCGCCGCGCTGGATCTGGCCGAGCGCATGGCAGTGCCGCTGGAGTGGTACGCGCTGTCGGCTGGCGCGCGCATCTCCATGGAGTCGGGCACCGAGAACATGGACTGGGTCGCCGCGGCCTTGAAGCGGATCGTGGAGTTCACCCAGGCCGGCGGCGAGATCAACATCGTCTCGGCGGGCGTCAACGTCGGGGCGCAGCCGTACTGGAACGCCGAGGCCACGATGCTGATGCACACGCGCGGTGTGCTGGTCATGACTCCGGACTCTGCGATGGTGCTGACCGGCAAGCAGGCGCTGGACTTCTCCGGCGGCGTCTCGGCCGAGGACAACTTCGGCATCGGCGGCTACGACCGCGTGATGGGCCCCAACGGGCAGGCGCAGTACTGGGCCCCCGACCTCGCCGCCGCGCGCGATCTGCTGATGGCGCACTACGACCACACGTACATCGCTCCCGGCGAGACCACCCCTCGCCGCGCCACTACCGACGACCCGCATGACCGCGATGTATCCGGCTTCCCCCACACGATCGAGGGCAGCGACTTCAAGACGGTCGGCGACATCTTCTCCGCTGCCGCGAACCCGGAGCGCAAGAAGGCGTTCGACATCAGGACCGTGATGCGGGCGTTGTCCGACCAGGACCACCCGGTTCTGGAGCGCTGGGCCGGCATGGCCGACGCCGAGACCGCCGTGGTCCAGGACGCCCGCCTCGGCGGCCGCCCGGTCTGCTTGCTCGGCATCGAATCCAAGCCGGTCCCGCGCCGCGGCTTCCCCCCGGCCGACGGCCCCGACTCCTACACCGCCGGCACCCTCTTCCCCCGCTCCTCGAAGAAGGCCGCCCGCGCGATCAACGCCGCCAGCGGCAACCGCCCCTTGGTGGTCCTGGCCAACCTGTCAGGCTTCGACGGCTCCCCGGAATCCTTGCGCAAGCTCCAGCTCGAATACGGCGCCGAGATCGGCCGCGCGATCGTGAACTTCCAGGGCCCGATCGTCTTCTGCGTGATCTCCCGCTACCACGGCGGCGCATTCGTGGTGTTCTCCAAGGCCCTGAACCCGAACATGACGGTACTAGCCCTGGAAGGCTCCTACGCCTCAGTCCTCGGCGGCGCCCCCGCCGCCGCCGTGGTGTTCTCCGCCGACGTCGACGCCCGCACCGCCGCCGACCCCCGCATCCGCGGCCTCGAAACCCGCACCGCAGCCGCCGCCGGCACCGACCGCGCCGCCATGACAGCCGAACTCGACGAACTCCGCACCCAGATCCGCGCCGAGAAGCTGAGCGAAGTCGCCGCGGAGTTCGACCGCGTCCACGACATCAGGCGCGCCGTCGAAGTGGGCTCGGTAGACGCCGTGATCAAGGCCGCCGAGCTGCGGCCGTCGATCATCGACGCGGTCGAGGCGATCGCGGCGCGGCTGGCGGGAGCTGAGTCGCGAGTTTGA